The sequence below is a genomic window from Arcobacter sp. LA11.
CTAAGAAACAAGCTAGCGAAGCTGTTAAAAGAGCTGCAGAAAATTGTGGTATGCCATACGTTAACCATAGATGGTTAGGTGGTATGTTAACAAACTACGGAACAATTAAAAAATCAATTAGAAAATTAGAAGTTATTAAAAAAATGAGAGAAGAAGGTCAATTAGATCTTTTAACTAAAAAAGAAGCTTTAATGCTTACTAGAAAAGAAGTTAAATTAGAATTATATCTTGGTGGTATCAAAGATATGCATAAACTTCCAGACATGATGTTTGTATTAGATGCAGTAAAAGAAAAAATTGCAATTGCAGAAGCTAGAAGATTAGGAATCAAAGTTGTGGCTCCTTTAGATACTAACTGTGATCCAGACGTTGTTGATTTCCCAATTCCAGGAAATGATGATGCAATTAGATCTATTCAATTATTTTGTAATGAAATGGCAGAAGCAATGAATGAAGGTAAAGCTGCATTAGCTGAAGAAGAAGGTTCTGATGTTGAAGAAGCACCAGTATCTACTGAAGAAGCTGCAG
It includes:
- the rpsB gene encoding 30S ribosomal protein S2 — its product is MVTMKDLLECGVHFGHQTRRWNPKMKKFIFGVRKNIYIIDLQKTLRYFRYTYNVVRDAAAQGETMIFVGTKKQASEAVKRAAENCGMPYVNHRWLGGMLTNYGTIKKSIRKLEVIKKMREEGQLDLLTKKEALMLTRKEVKLELYLGGIKDMHKLPDMMFVLDAVKEKIAIAEARRLGIKVVAPLDTNCDPDVVDFPIPGNDDAIRSIQLFCNEMAEAMNEGKAALAEEEGSDVEEAPVSTEEAAEVVAEAVAEGETEVSEEVKTEEA